The Bdellovibrio bacteriovorus DNA window AAACACGGGAAGTGCGCGATCATGGACATCGACATCCAGGGAGTTGCGACTTTTAAGTCTAAATTCCCGGATGCAAAGACGGTTTTCATCCTTCCTCCGTCGATTGATGAGCTGCGTCGCCGTATTGCAAAACGAGACGGGGGCATGCCGGCGGATATCGAAGTGAGAATGGCCAACGCCGAAAAAGAGCTGCGAGAAGCCTCTAAATTCGATTATCAGATCGTGAACGACGTCTTTGAACATTCCTACGCCCAATTTAAAAAAATCGTTGAAGAATTACTAGCTTAGCGGTAACTTGGCCGGATCAGTATTTTCCTTTATTAGTCCTGGAGGCAGAATGGCTCGCGTAACCGTTGAAGATTGCTTGGAAAAAGTTCCTAATAGATTTGCTCTAGTGCTTATGGTTGCTAAAAGAGCGAAGCAACTTCTTAAAGGTGCCGAGGCGACTGTTTCTACTCGTAGCAATAAATACATTGTGAGCGCCCTTCGTGAAGTGGCTATTGGTAACGTAGGCTACACTGAGGCTATGGAAAACTCAGAAGCTGTCCGCCAAATCGAGAAAGATTTGAATAAATAGGGACCCCCACAAATACATGGGATCTAAAAAGGAGGCTCAATAGCCTCCTTTTTTCGTTTTAGGCCTCTTCGCCAAAACCTAATAAATCCAAGACCTTATTGAAAAGGTAGTTGGAACTCGTTCTGCAACTCAGGTAAGCTTATTACAAGTATGTTTGAGACTCTGAAAGAGACCGGCGTCAGCCATAAACCCGTTAAGACCTTAGAGGATCTTCTAAGTCGTATTCGCAGTTTTTACCCGAATGCTGATTTGAAAGTGATCGAGAAGGCCTATTCTTTTTCAGAGAAAGCTCACGAAGGACAGATTCGTCGCAGTGGTGAGCCCTATATTTCTCATCCGCTTTCGGTCGCTGCGATTTTAGCGGATCTTCATCTTGATTTAGATACGATTGCTACGGGACTTCTGCATGACACGGTGGAAGACACGCATGCAACGCTTGATGATATTCGTCGAGAGTTCGGTGACGTGATCGCTCATCTCGTCGATGGCGTCACTAAAATCGGGCAGATGAAATTTAAAAACAGCCACGAAAAACAAGGCGAAAATATTCGTAAGATGATCGTCGCCATGGGTAAAGACGTGCGCGTGGTTCTAGTGAAGCTTGCCGATCGCCTGCACAACATGCGAACACTCAACTTCATGCCTTTTGAAAAGCAAGAGCGCATTGCTTTAGAGACTTTAGAAATTTACTGTCCACTAGCGGGTCGAATGGGTATCAGCTCCCTCAAGATTGAACTTGAGGATCTGTGCTTCCGTTACTATCGCCCGGACATGTACTACCAACTTGTTCAACAAATTAAAAAAAGCGAAGCCGAGCAAACACGTTATATCGATGACGTGAAGAATTTGATTTCGAAAGAATTGAACAAAGCGGGCTTCAAGTACGAAGTCTTCGGACGTTCAAAACACTTGTGGTCCATCTATCGCAAAATGCAATCGCGGAACATCGATTACGATCAAGTTTACGACGTACTGGCGTTCCGCTTGATTGTTGATAGCGTAGCAGAATGTTATGCCGCTTTGGGGTTGGTCCACTCTTTATGGAAGCCCATTCCAGGTCGCTTTAAAGACTTCATCGCGATGCCGAAGGCCAATAATTATCAATCACTGCATACAACAGTGGTAGGGCCCGGCGGAGAGCGCATCGAGATTCAAATCCGCACACAAGAAATGCACTTGGTTGCCGAGCGTGGTATCGCCGCGCACTGGAAGTACAAAGAGCGTGGTAAGATGATTGATGACTCTGATGTGCAGCAGGCCGATTGGTTGCGCGACCTTGTGACTTGGCACCAAAACGTGCGCAGTTCTGACGAGTTCTTAGATACTGTTAAGACCGATCTCTTTGAAACAGAAATTTACGTCTTCACTCCAAACGGAGATGTGCGTGAATTCCCGGAAGGCGCCACTCCCGTAGACTTTGCCTATGCCGTGCATACAGAGTTGGGAAATCAGTGCGTCGGTGCGCGCGTGAACGGAAAAATGGTTCCTTTGAAGTATCAGCTTCAAAACGGGGACTCGGTTGAGATCATGACTTCAAAAACCCAGATGCCTTCTAAGGACTGGTTGAAGTTTGTTGTCACTAATAAAGCAAAATCTAAAATCCGCGCGTTTGTTAAAGAAGAACAGCGTCGTCGCGCAATCATGCTAGGTAAAGAGCTTTTAGAAAAAGAATTCCGCAAGTTCGGTATGGCCGCTGCGAAATACCTAAAAGGCCCCGCCTATGAACAATATCTGAAAGATCACGGTATTGCCGACCTTGATGAGCTTTACGTGACTGTCGGTTACGGAAAACTTGAAACACGTATTTTGGTGGAAAGACTTTCTCCGGAAAATATCGCCAAAGAAGCGGCGAAAACTGAAAATACGACTTTCATGGAAAGAGTCATGCGCGCAGCGACTCAGAAAACGCGCAAGACGAATTCTTTGATCAGTGTTGACGGCATGGATGATGTCCTCGTTCACTACGCGAAATGCTGTCATCCTATTCCGGGTGATCCTATTGTGGGCTTTATCAGCCGTGGCCGTGGTATCACCATTCATCGCAGCGACTGTCGTAAGGCTTTTGAGTTTGATCAACTCCGTAAAGTCGACGTTACTTGGAATGTGAAGCAAGCCGGTGAGGGCCAAGAGCGCGTTGTGCGCCTTAAAATCATTTCTCAGGATACGCCCGGTCTTTTGAAGCTGATGTCGGAAGCCTTTGCGCAACAGGGAATTAATATCCAGTCCGCGCAAATCCGCACGACCAAGGATAAAAAAGCCGTCTGTCATTTCGAAGTCAGTGTGAAAGACGCAAGTCAAGTCAACCAAGCTATCTACGAGATCCAAAAGATCAAAGGTATTATTGGTGTCACTCGTGTTATCCAATAAGATCTCAAACCGCCTGCACTTGATATTCGCATTTATAACATTGGCTTTAGGGCTGACAGTTATGACGGGATGGTGGACCAAGAATCTGACCATCGTGCAAATTCACGCCGATTTTGCTCCGATGGTTTTTAACACCGCCTTTTGTTTCACGGTATTTTCTTTAGGTCTTCTTTTTTCGGATCGTAAAAATCAAACCTTTTCAAAAGTCTGTTCGGCGATCGTCCTT harbors:
- a CDS encoding RelA/SpoT family protein produces the protein MFETLKETGVSHKPVKTLEDLLSRIRSFYPNADLKVIEKAYSFSEKAHEGQIRRSGEPYISHPLSVAAILADLHLDLDTIATGLLHDTVEDTHATLDDIRREFGDVIAHLVDGVTKIGQMKFKNSHEKQGENIRKMIVAMGKDVRVVLVKLADRLHNMRTLNFMPFEKQERIALETLEIYCPLAGRMGISSLKIELEDLCFRYYRPDMYYQLVQQIKKSEAEQTRYIDDVKNLISKELNKAGFKYEVFGRSKHLWSIYRKMQSRNIDYDQVYDVLAFRLIVDSVAECYAALGLVHSLWKPIPGRFKDFIAMPKANNYQSLHTTVVGPGGERIEIQIRTQEMHLVAERGIAAHWKYKERGKMIDDSDVQQADWLRDLVTWHQNVRSSDEFLDTVKTDLFETEIYVFTPNGDVREFPEGATPVDFAYAVHTELGNQCVGARVNGKMVPLKYQLQNGDSVEIMTSKTQMPSKDWLKFVVTNKAKSKIRAFVKEEQRRRAIMLGKELLEKEFRKFGMAAAKYLKGPAYEQYLKDHGIADLDELYVTVGYGKLETRILVERLSPENIAKEAAKTENTTFMERVMRAATQKTRKTNSLISVDGMDDVLVHYAKCCHPIPGDPIVGFISRGRGITIHRSDCRKAFEFDQLRKVDVTWNVKQAGEGQERVVRLKIISQDTPGLLKLMSEAFAQQGINIQSAQIRTTKDKKAVCHFEVSVKDASQVNQAIYEIQKIKGIIGVTRVIQ
- the gmk gene encoding guanylate kinase, whose amino-acid sequence is MKTRLIIVAAPSGAGKSSFVEKISQEDPRLVDIITFTTRSMRKGESEGHPYHFISSEDFQKKIEEGFFVEWARVHTNYYGTSYDSIETSWKHGKCAIMDIDIQGVATFKSKFPDAKTVFILPPSIDELRRRIAKRDGGMPADIEVRMANAEKELREASKFDYQIVNDVFEHSYAQFKKIVEELLA
- the rpoZ gene encoding DNA-directed RNA polymerase subunit omega — encoded protein: MARVTVEDCLEKVPNRFALVLMVAKRAKQLLKGAEATVSTRSNKYIVSALREVAIGNVGYTEAMENSEAVRQIEKDLNK